One region of Equus caballus isolate H_3958 breed thoroughbred chromosome 23, TB-T2T, whole genome shotgun sequence genomic DNA includes:
- the LOC111772069 gene encoding spermatogenesis-associated protein 31D1 isoform X1, protein MMLLRGFSDTADLESNHGLSWVSVNKNNVGLSQPGSFHERGSEMLQLEKDVGKNQGYSSQNGPKAYLLSDPESSSDNDLGYDSEKNLNSHMASLSEKNSRASGGSLGQKQLESVLKVHLGKKFEEISEGRLPGTVHSSWHAVKQTLLLSVKSHTQVTQRSMPPSVGGDSSLTTFQDLSFIDSSAQQVLEAHIKKFRMRMEWGLPCRVLESIEIFNVKGAASQSLSHSHLPSSTNPIPEVDSKSRGFELLRGSSNSPHGEEVGTTNSAPVLDHLRPATSPVGKERQGSFRQSTSGINQELAEDIQRSKGARQTLLPVRHGITDKASQRQTPLGKRRPQNLPVRQAGAGQEPKDKSVSSKDRREMRQGKKMEERSEPFPVCNVSREIFRAKELDALQSKTGDILTTGKLGSPQKINGKESNVETTERPPPKRPVPKDPKSSDVFGELKFKLERREQSQVQSQPTDRSLASESLTYKALLTRA, encoded by the coding sequence ATGATGCTTCTGAGAGGTTTCTCAGACACAGCTGATTTGGAGAGCAACCATGGACTCTCATGGGTCTCtgtgaataaaaataatgttggattgagccaacctggaagcttccatgagaggggcTCAGAAATGCTTCAGCTAGAGAAGGATGTGGGGAAGAATCAGGGATATAGCTCACAGAATGGCCCAAAAGCTTATCTGTTGAGTGatccagagagctcttcagataacgATCTGGGCTATGACTCTGAGAAAAACCTAAATAGTCACATGGCAAGTCtgtcagaaaaaaattcaagggCCTCAGGGGGCAGTCTAggtcagaaacaacttgaaagtGTCCTGAAAGTACATTTgggcaagaagtttgaggaaatcagtgagggtCGGCTCCCTGGGACTGTGCATAGTTCATGGCATGCTGTCAAGCAGACACTGCTGCTTTCTGTGAAATCCCACACTCAAGTAACACAGAGAAGTATGCCACcatcagtgggtggggactcctccctgacTACCTTCCAGGACCTTtccttcattgattccagtgcacaacagGTGCTGGAAGCCCATATTAAAAAGTTTCGTATGAGgatggagtggggccttccctgcagggtccttgaatccatagAGATCTTTAACGTGAAAGGTGCAGCATCCCAGTCCTTGTCCCATTCCCACCTTCCCTCCTCAACCAACCCGATTCCTGAGGTGGACTCCAAATCTAGGGGCTTCGAGCTCCTTAGAGGAAGCTCTAATTCTCCTCATGGAGAAGAAGTGGGAACAACAAATTCAGCTCCTGTCCTGGATCATCTGCGCCCTGCCACCTCACCTGTGGGCAAGGAACGACAGGGGAGCTTTAGACAATCAACCTCTGGTATAAACCAAGAGCTTGCAGAGGACATTCAGAGAAGCAAGGGTGCCAGACAGACTCTTCTGCCTGTCAGACATGGCATCACAGACAAAGCAAGTCAGAGACAGACTCCACTAGGCAAGAGACGCCCCCAAAATCTTCCTGtaaggcaagctggggctggccaAGAGCCAAAGGATAAGAGTGTGAGCTCAAAGGATAGAAGAGAAATGCGACAGGGCAAAAAGATGGAGGAGAGGTCAGAACCCTTTCCTGTGTGCAATGTGTCCAGGGagatattcagggccaaggagcttgATGCGCTTCAGTCAAAAACTGGTGACATTTTGACAACCGGCAAGCTGGGAAGCCCCCAAAAGATAAATGGGAAAGAGAGTAATGTAGAAACCACTGAAAGGCCTCCACCAAAAAGACCAGTTCCCAAAGATCCCAAATCATCAGATGTATTTGGTGAGTTAAAGTTTAaactggagaggagggagcagagccagGTCCAAAGCCAACCCACTGACAGGTCCcttgcctcagagagcttgacttacaaggccttACTTACTCGTGCCTAA